One region of Pseudomonas sp. ABC1 genomic DNA includes:
- a CDS encoding DNA polymerase III subunit chi produces the protein MHTKTSPAPALLDDLESIRALLGEHIEPPLLTHTVESPLDTPAASLAANDSQPDVAPQETRPSSARTAFRDLAERHLDHELRTAAQSILQDVIDEFAPQIEAELKRRLAPTIERLVAPAKA, from the coding sequence ATGCACACGAAGACCTCCCCCGCTCCTGCCCTGCTCGACGATTTGGAATCCATCCGCGCCCTGCTTGGCGAACATATCGAGCCGCCACTGCTCACCCACACAGTGGAAAGCCCCCTGGATACCCCAGCGGCATCCCTCGCCGCGAATGACAGCCAGCCGGATGTCGCACCACAGGAAACGCGACCGTCATCGGCACGCACGGCTTTCCGCGACCTTGCGGAGCGTCATCTCGATCACGAGTTGCGTACCGCCGCCCAGTCGATCCTGCAGGATGTCATCGACGAATTTGCACCACAGATCGAAGCGGAACTGAAACGCCGCCTGGCGCCCACCATCGAACGCCTCGTCGCCCCCGCAAAAGCCTGA
- a CDS encoding sigma-70 family RNA polymerase sigma factor: MQSSVETLYGDHHAWLQGWLLRRLGNTADAADLAQDAFLRLLCKPAPRGFSTPLEARAYLRCMAKGMCINLWHRREIEQAWLDTLAARPEAFAPSAERQAMVIEALHEIGRMLLDLPPKAARAFLLAEACQMTDREVAQALGVSDRMVRKYIAQAMLACMRLHARQTLDEINREPF; this comes from the coding sequence TTGCAATCCAGTGTCGAAACCCTCTACGGCGACCACCACGCCTGGCTGCAAGGCTGGCTGCTGAGGCGCCTTGGCAACACCGCCGACGCCGCCGACCTGGCTCAGGACGCCTTTCTGCGCCTGCTCTGCAAACCCGCACCCCGGGGGTTTTCCACACCACTGGAAGCTCGCGCCTACCTGCGCTGCATGGCCAAGGGCATGTGCATCAACCTCTGGCATCGACGCGAGATCGAACAGGCCTGGCTGGACACCCTGGCAGCACGCCCCGAAGCCTTCGCCCCCTCTGCCGAACGCCAGGCCATGGTGATCGAAGCACTGCATGAAATCGGCCGGATGCTGCTCGACCTGCCCCCCAAGGCGGCACGTGCATTCCTGCTGGCAGAAGCCTGCCAGATGACCGACCGGGAGGTCGCACAAGCCCTCGGTGTTTCCGATCGCATGGTGCGCAAGTACATCGCCCAGGCCATGCTTGCCTGCATGCGCCTGCATGCCCGCCAGACCCTGGATGAGATCAACCGGGAACCGTTTTGA